One Vitis vinifera cultivar Pinot Noir 40024 chromosome 8, ASM3070453v1 genomic window carries:
- the LOC100852650 gene encoding receptor-like protein 35 gives MRIIVFLWLFFLPLCSVLFGINIALVSGECLGGSRLCLEDERSLLLQLKNSLKFKPNVAVKLVTWNESVGCCSWGGVNWDANGHVVCLDLSSELISGGFNNFSSLFSLRYLQSLNLANNSFNSSQIPSGFGKLGNLVYLNLSDAGFSGQIPIEISHLTRLATIDLSSIYYLTGIPKLKLENPNLRMLVQNLKELRELHLNGVNILAQGKEWCQALSSSVPNLQVLSLSSCHLSGPIHSSLEKLQSISTICLNDNNFASPVPEFLGNFSNLTQLKLSSCGLNGTFPEKIFQVPTLQILDLSNNRLLEGSLPEFPQNRSLDSLVLSDTKFSGKVPDSIGNLKRLTRIELAGCNFSGPIPNSMANLTQLVYMDLSGNAFFGPVPSFSLSKNLTRIDLSHNHLAGQILSSHWDGLENLVTLDLRNNSLNGSLPMHLFSLSSLQKIQLSNNQFSGPFSEFEVKSFSVLDTLDLSSNNLEGPIPVSLFDLQHLNILDLSFNKFNGTVELSSYQKLRNLFTLSLSYNNLSINASVRNPTLPLLSNLTTLKLASCKLRTLPDLSTQSGLTYLDLSDNQIHGTIPNWIWKIGNGSLMHLNLSHNLLEDLQEPFSNFTPDLSSLDLHSNQLHGQIPTPPQFSSYVDYSNNSFNSSIPDDIGIYMSFALFFSLSKNNITGSIPRSICNATYLRVLDFSDNTLSGKIPSCLIENGNLAVLNLRRNKFSGAILWEFPGECLLQTLDLNRNLLRGKIPESLGNCKALEVLNLGNNRMNDNFPCWLKNISSLRVLVLRANKFHGPIGCPKSNFEGDIPEVMGNFTSLNVLNLSHNGFTGQIPSSIGNLRQLESLDLSRNWLSGEIPTQLANLNFLSVLNLSFNQLVGSIPTGNQLQTFSENSFLGNRGLCGFPLNASCKDGTPQTFDDRHSGSRMEIKWKYIAPEIGFVTGLGVVIWPLVLCRRWRKYYYKHVDGILSRILLGQDQGRANGGRRAHRIRRRRM, from the coding sequence ATGAGAATTATAGTCTTTTTGTGGCTCTTCTTCTTGCCCTTGTGCTCAGTCTTGTTTGGGATCAATATCGCTTTGGTGTCTGGTGAATGTCTTGGTGGTTCGAGGCTGTGTCTGGAGGATGAGAGGTCGTTGCTGCTGCAGCTGAAGAACAGCCTCAAATTCAAACCTAATGTGGCGGTGAAACTAGTGACGTGGAATGAAAGTGTGGGTTGCTGTTCTTGGGGAGGTGTAAACTGGGACGCCAATGGTCATGTTGTCTGTCTTGATCTGAGTAGCGAATTGATTTCTGGGGGATTCAATAACTTCAGTAGTCTTTTCAGTCTTCGATATCTCCAGAGCTTGAATTTGGCCAACAACAGCTTCAATTCTTCTCAAATTCCATCTGGATTCGGTAAGCTTGGCAATTTGGTTTACCTGAATTTGTCGGATGCTGGCTTTTCTGGGCAGATTCCGATTGAGATTTCCCACTTGACAAGGTTGGCTACTATCGATCTGTCTAGCATTTATTACCTTACTGGTATCCCTAAGCTGAAACTTGAGAACCCAAACCTGAGAATGTTGGTTCAGAACCTCAAGGAGCTAAGAGAACTCCATCTTAACGGTGTGAACATATTGGCCCAGGGAAAGGAGTGGTGCCAGGCCTTATCATCTTCAGTGCCTAATCTCCAAGTGCTGAGCTTGTCCAGCTGTCATCTTTCAGGCCCTATCCATTCTTCCTTGGAGAAGCTTCAGTCTATCTCAACGATTTGTCTGAATGACAACAATTTCGCCTCACCAGTTCCAGAATTCCTAGGAAACTTCTCAAATTTGACACAATTGAAGCTTAGTTCTTGTGGATTAAATGGAACATTTCCAGAAAAGATCTTTCAGGTACCAACCCTCCAGATTCTTGATTTGTCAAACAACAGGTTACTTGAGGGTTCTTTGCCAGAATTCCCTCAGAATAGATCTCTAGATAGCTTGGTGCTCAGTGATACAAAATTTTCAGGGAAAGTACCCGACTCCATAGGCAATCTCAAGAGGTTGACTAGGATAGAGCTTGCAGGTTGCAATTTCAGTGGGCCAATCCCAAACTCCATGGCCAACCTTACTCAACTGGTTTACATGGACTTGTCTGGGAATGCGTTTTTTGGTCCAGTCCCATCTTTTAGTTTGTCCAAGAATCTAACCCGAATAGACCTTTCTCATAATCATTTAGCAGGTCAGATTCTTTCCTCTCACTGGGATGGTCTTGAGAATCTAGTGACTCTTGACTTGCGTAACAATTCACTGAATGGAAGTCTCCCAATGCACCTGTTTTCCCTCTCATCACTGCAGAAGATACAACTAAGCAACAACCAATTTTCTGGTCCCTTCAGTGAATTTGAAGTCAAGTCTTTTTCTGTATTGGACACCCTTGATTTGAGTAGCAACAATCTGGAAGGGCCAATACCTGTATCCCTCTTTGATCTCCAGCATCTTAACATCCTTGACCTTTCTTTCAACAAATTCAATGGTACTGTTGAACTAAGCAGCTATCAGAAACTTAGGAATCTTTTCACTCTTAGTCTTTCGTACAACAACTTGTCCATCAATGCAAGTGTTCGTAATCCCACTTTGCCTCTGCTGTCGAATCTTACCACATTAAAATTGGCTTCTTGCAAGCTCAGAACATTACCTGATCTTAGCACCCAGTCAGGATTGACATATTTAGACCTTTCCGATAACCAAATTCATGGAACCATACCTAATTGGATTTGGAAGATTGGTAATGGATCTCTTATGCATTTGAATCTCTCTCATAATTTACTGGAGGATCTGCAGGAACCTTTCTCTAATTTTACTCCTGATCTGTCCTCCCTTGACCTACATTCCAACCAGCTCCATGGCCAAATCCCAACTCCTCCCCAATTTTCCAGCTATGTGGATTACTCAAACAACAGTTTCAACTCTTCCATCCCAGATGATATTGGTATTTACATGTCCTTCgctcttttcttctctctttcgaAGAATAACATCACTGGAAGTATTCCTAGATCCATCTGCAATGCAACTTACCTGCGAGTTCTTGATTTTTCTGACAACACTTTGAGTGGCAAAATACCCTCATGCTTAATTGAGAACGGGAATCTTGCGGTGCTGAATCTAAGGAGAAACAAGTTTAGTGGCGCTATACTTTGGGAATTTCCAGGTGAGTGTCTTTTACAGACCCTAGATCTCAATAGAAATCTTTTACGAGGAAAAATTCCGGAGTCTCTGGGCAATTGCAAAGCCTTGGAGGTTTTAAATCTTGGGAACAATCGGATGAATGATAACTTTCCTTGCTGGTTGAAGAACATAAGCAGTTTGCGTGTTCTTGTTCTGCGAGCCAACAAATTCCATGGACCCATTGGATGTCCCAAGAGTAATTTTGAAGGGGATATACCAGAAGTAATGGGGAACTTCACATCACTCAATGTTCTCAACTTATCGCATAATGGTTTCACAGGCCAAATCCCATCGTCAATAGGGAATCTGCGACAACTTGAGTCATTAGACCTCTCGCGAAACTGGCTGAGTGGAGAGATACCTACACAACTTGCCAACCTAAATTTCCTTTCAGTCCTGAACCTCTCCTTCAATCAATTGGTGGGAAGCATCCCTACGGGCAATCAATTGCAAACATTTTCAGAAAATTCCTTCCTGGGTAACAGAGGATTATGCGGCTTCCCCCTAAATGCAAGTTGCAAAGATGGTACACCACAGACGTTTGATGACAGGCACTCAGGTTCCAGGATGGAGATTAAGTGGAAATACATAGCTCCTGAAATTGGATTTGTGACAGGGTTAGGAGTCGTGATCTGGCCTCTCGTGTTATGTAGGAGATGGAGGAAATACTACTACAAACATGTTGATGGAATTCTTTCAAGGATTCTCCTTGGGCAAGACCAAGGAAGAGCAAATGGTGGAAGAAGAGCTCACAGAATTCGGCGGCGGagaatgtag